The window GAATTCATGCTTTGACCAGGAAAATCTTTCTTCATCATCATGGCCAAGCTTGTTGTGGTAGTACACAAGGTACTTAGTGGGCTCTGCTGTACGCTTTGCGCGAAATAGTGTGGCCTTTCTCATCCTATTCCTCATCTCGGTGTACACGGCTCTCGTGTACTTGATAGACATGTCTTCCTCGTAGCCGTAAGTTGTTTTTGTCACAGGATTGGTCTGCAAATGTCAAAAAGTGAGATATTAGTCGAAGCAGAGTCATGGGTTTCATTTTTTAAATTCAAAGTGCACATGTTGAAGGTAAACAGAACATGATGGGGGTGTTTTGTACTTGTCATCATACCATGCTGGTCATTGTTTGCTCGTTCTCCTTCTGCATCCGAGTTTGTATGCAAGCATTGACCCACCTAGCAAACTTGTGTAGGTTCTAGGTCCCCTTGACAAACCCTTTCTTTAGCACGTGGTTCATGCTCTCGCTTCGTTGTGTGGAAGTCATTCTAGCACAGAAAATGTTCTTGTAATATGCTGAAATCCACATCTTCCTATCACTCCAGAGCTGCATCATCATCTGGTCGTTCTCCAGGTTGTACTTGTGCACGAGTTcagcccaggcatcttcaaacTCCGTTGGCATCAGCGGCCAGTTTAATATAGCTGTGAACTCCTCTTTGAATGTTTTATACTTTTTGTACAGCAACGCGAGGTATTCCCTGTACTTCTTCATGATGTGCCAACGGCATAGCCTGTGGACGGTGTTTGGAAATGATTGTGGTATAGCTTTCGCCATCGATGGGCATTGGTCTGCATGAATTAAAAAATGAAACTTGATTCTTTTTTGTACTGATGGTGAACTTATGTTGTACAAGTACTTGAACTTCACATCTAGCAGTATGGTATCTAAGAATGTCAGATGTATTTTTTCTTTACAGCAGTGTTGTTGAACTTCTGTGGTACCAGTGCTTGAACTTCACAGTTAGTAGTAGGACAAACTAGTAGTGTCACACTCAAAATTTTTCTTAAAGCATTGTTGTTGAACTTCTGTGGTAGCAGTGCTTGAACTTCACATAAATAACTATATTTTTCTGAACATGCTACATATATTTATCTTACAGCTTTGTCCTTGAACTTCTATGATTCATGTATTTGAACTTCACATTCATAACTAATTTTTTTCTAAACATGTGATAGATAATTTTGCTTTCTTGTACTGCTAGTTGGACTTCTGTGCTAACAGTGGTTGAACTGCATTGTTTACATTTTTTTCAGACAAAACCAATGTACCCAACACAGACCCATAGACTAAAAAGATGATGAAACTTGAAGAGTTTTTTTGAACTCACCTGTTAGAATGCAAGTTGGGTGCTTGTTGTTCATGCACCATACAAATGTATCGAACAGCCACTTGAATGACTTTGCATCTTCGTCTCTTATCAGGGCAACAACAAATATCGTTGACTGCAAGTGATGGTTTGTTCAAACAAACACTCCCAGAGGCATATGAAATCTGTTGGTCTTGTAAGTTGTGTCGAATCTTATGCAATCGCCAAAGTCTTGATAGGCTCCTCGGCAGCTTGCATTGGACCAGGAAATGTTTTTAATTGACTTGTCCTTGTCCACTTGGATGTCATAGAAAAACTCATCATTTATTGCCTTCATGTCTTTGAAGAATGAAACAAGTTTCAATACATCATCCAAATCATCTTTCCTTGCATTCATGGCTTTCCTGCAAATCACATGCAAACATGCATTTGTTATTTTTTGCTAGCAAAGGGTTGTGAGCTAGGATGCTATTTTACATTGCAGTATGTGGGTGTTTGAATACTTATTGGTTTAGTAGGTTTCGTCCGGTCATGCTTAGGAAGTAGCTTCCATCTTCATTTTCAGATAGCATGGACATGATTGTTGTGCGCTTGACATCATGGTACTGCAGGAGCTTTACGTACTCCAAAATAGTGGGGTCATAATTCTTGTGTGAGTGCAAAAATACCAGCATGTCATCAGTTTGCATGAGTTTGTGATTATGATTGTACTCAATGTCCACTGCCACGCATGTGTCATCCTCCTGCACCTTCACCCTCATTCTTGCATTGCAGGCCGTCCTCTGCGATGTTTTGTTTCGCTTCCTGCTGGCCTCTGAAACAGAAGATGTGTGTATCCCTTGGAAGGCGCAAACAAAATACTTGTGGTTGTCATTTCCCCCCGTCTTCCTGATTCCAAAACCAGCGTGTCTGGCGTATCTGTTATAGAATTCCCTTGCTTTCTCTACATCTTTGAATCGCATCTTTAGTCTTGGTATTAGATAATCCAGTAGATCCGGTGTctgcagaaaaagaaaaaaataatccAAACAACACGTTAAAATGCAGTTTATGAACTTGATATCCTGGAGGGAGCAGAAAATTTGCAGATAATACAAGGTGCGTATATAAATATTTTTTGTTTCACTTACGTGCGTGTATGATCGCAACTCCGCCGGTGTCGGCTGCTGTCCCTCTGTGATGGGGCATGGCGGAGTAATCATAGCAGGATGCAGAAGTGGATCACGAGGAGGAAGGAGGGCTGAAGATGGCCTCTCTCTTGTTTGTGTCCTTTTTGCTTGAGGTGGTTGTGGAGGTATTGCGATCCTGGTCTTGGTTTGCTCTTTTGTTTTGTGAAGCAATCCATCTACCTTATGCCCCGTACAATTCTGACttgtagcagcagcagcaggatcCAACGGTGGTAGTGTGCAGAGCACTCTCCTCCGTGTGTGTGTTGCTGTTGGATTTGTCCTGGGAT is drawn from Aegilops tauschii subsp. strangulata cultivar AL8/78 chromosome 1, Aet v6.0, whole genome shotgun sequence and contains these coding sequences:
- the LOC141039141 gene encoding protein FAR1-RELATED SEQUENCE 5-like; amino-acid sequence: MAKAIPQSFPNTVHRLCRWHIMKKYREYLALLYKKYKTFKEEFTAILNWPLMPTEFEDAWAELVHKYNLENDQMMMQLWSDRKMWISAYYKNIFCARMTSTQRSESMNHVLKKGFVKGT